The following nucleotide sequence is from Chryseobacterium sp. CY350.
ATCTCATTCGATCGTGCTGAATTTCTACATTTCGAAGTTCGTTAATCCACGAATTAACCAAAGAAAAAGTTTTTGAAAGCTCTACCGTCATAATTTTTGAATATTCTGCTCACAAAACTATGAAATTTAAAATAAAAATCCCTCTCAGAAAATTACTGAGAGGGATTTGTTTGTATGATTTAAAATCGCAAATAATTACGATTATTTTTGTCTGAAATATACTTCGATCGGAACTCCTGTAAAGCCAAATTCTTTTCTAAGTTGGTTTTCTGTAAACCTTTTGTATGGCTCTTTCACATACTGAGGAAGATTACAGAAAAATACAAATTGCGGTGAAGGCGTTGGAAGTTGCACACAATATTTAATTTTAATGAATTTTCCTTTGTTCGCAGGCGGCGGTGTACGTTCGAAAACAGGAAGCATTACTTCATTTAATTTTGAAGTTTTGATCTTCTTTTTACGATCTTCGTAAACAACCATTGCCATTTCTACAGCTTTTAAGATTCTCTGCTTCGTCAAAGCGGAAACAAAAAGAATAGGAATATCACTGAACTGACCAATTTTTTCTTTGATAGACTGCTCAAAATCTCTTACGGTATTTGTCGTTTTATCTTCAATCAGATCCCATTTGTTGACAACGATAACGATACCTTTTCTGTTTTTCTGAGCCAGACCAAAAATATTCATATCCTGAGATTCCCAACCCAATGTTGCGTCTACCATGATGATCACCACATCAGAATATTCGATGGAGCGAATTGATCTCATTACAGAATAAAACTCCAGATCTTCATTTACCTTTGATTTACGACGCATTCCGGCAGTATCTACCAACACAAACTCATGACCAAATTTATTATAAAGTGTCTGAATACTGTCTCTTGTGGTACCTGCAACATCTGTTACAATATTTCTTTCTGCATCAAGCAAAGCGTTAGTTAAAGTAGATTTTCCTACATTCGGACGACCTGCAATCGTGATTTTTGGAAGACCTTCAAAAGGATCTTTATAATCAGTTGTTGGAAAATCATTTATCACAGCATCAAGAATCTCACCTGTACCCGAACCTGTAGCCGAAGATAAAGTGTAGTATTTTTCGATTCCCAGCTGATAAAATTCTGTAGCCGCCAATTCTTCTTTCGAAGAATCTACCTTGTTAATCACATGATAGACAGGTTTTTTAGCTCTCCTTAACATTTCATGAATCTCAATATCTGTATCGGTAAGACCTTCTTCTACATTCATCATAAAAATGATAGAAGTAGCTTCATCAATTGCAAGCTGCACCTGTTTTGATATTTCTTCCTGAAAAACGTCTTCACTATTTACTTCGTATCCACCTGTATCAATCACAGTAAAGTCTACACCACTCCAGTCAGATTTTCCGTAATGACGGTCTCTGGTAACTCCGGAAGTAGAATCTACGATAGCTTCTCTTCTTTCTAGCAGACGATTAAAAAGTGTGGATTTTCCTACGTTGGGACGCCCAACGATTGCAACAATATTTGACATAAAAAATGTTTAATAATCCTTGAGATATACTCAGGATCAGATTATCAATGGGTTACTCCAACTATTGGAGCCCAATTTTTTTGCAAAGATAAGGTTTTTATTATTTAAAAATAGAAAAGCTTTTTTTAAAGATCTAATTCACAAACCTATACTCAGAATTTTTTCATAAATTTATAGCTATGCATGAGATTTGATTTAATCAAAATCCCGTATATTGATTTAGCTATGAAAAAAATACTTACAATATTGTTGGTTGCATTTATCATCATTCAGTTTTTCCCTATTGATAAAACCAATCCGCCGGTGAATGAAGGAATGGATTTTCTGAAAATTAAAAACACGCCGGAAAACATCACAAAACTCATTAGTAATTCTTGCTATGATTGTCATTCTAATGAAACGCGATATCCTTGGTATTCAAATATTGCTCCTTCTTCATGGTTTTTAAAAAATCATATCGATGAAGGGAGACAAAATTTGAATTTCTCCACATTCGCAATGTACGAACCTAAGAGACAGATTCATAAAATGGAAGAATGTATTGAAATGATTGAAACTGCTGAAATGCCTTTAGAATCTTATTATATTGGTCATCAGGACGCAAAACTTACGGATCAGCAAAGGAAAGAACTTGTTGTTTATTTTAAGAAACAAATAGAAGATACCAAAATTAAAATGCAATAAATTATGCAGGAAAAATGGAACGATAAACACATTGTTTTTTTTGACGGAGAATGTGGTGTTTGCAATTTTTGGGTTCAGTGGATTTTGGAAAGAGATAAAAATGATCAGTTTATGTTTGCTTCTCTACAATCACCATTCGGGCAGAAGTTTCTTTCTGAGAGAGGTCTCGAAACGAAACAATTCAAGACCATGTATCTTTGGAAACTTAAAAGTTATTACCTTACAAAATCTGAGGCCGTTCTAAAAATCGCCAATTTACTGGGAGGAATTTACAAACTTACAGTTATCGGAAAGCTGCTACCATCTTTTTTGAGAGATAAGATTTATGATCAAATTTCGGAGAACAGAATGAAAATGGCGAATCAAAAATGTTATCTGCCAACACCTGACGAAAGGAAAAAGTTTATTGAAATTTAAGATAAAAAAATAAGACTGCCTCACAATTGAAGCAGCCTACTTTCACTCACTGATTTACACAGATTTTTGATTTATAAATTTCTAAAATTATTGATTTAATGACCAAACCGAATAACTGTTTGGCGGACATTGAATTTTCACCCATTTGTCTCCCTGTGTTGTAGGATACCACGAAGAATTACCTGTAAAATCTTTGATTTGCTGACTTGCCCAATTGGTCTGAATCCATCGTTCCTGCCAGTTTGAAGAACTATTGATGTAAACAACCAATCCCGGATTTCCGTTGTAGCCGTTTCTTCTTGCAATATATTCATCATTGTCGGTGTAAAGAATTGAGGTATTTCCTGTTGCTTTATTATTATGAATCCAGATCAGATTATTCATCTTTTCTTTGT
It contains:
- a CDS encoding heme-binding domain-containing protein; translated protein: MKKILTILLVAFIIIQFFPIDKTNPPVNEGMDFLKIKNTPENITKLISNSCYDCHSNETRYPWYSNIAPSSWFLKNHIDEGRQNLNFSTFAMYEPKRQIHKMEECIEMIETAEMPLESYYIGHQDAKLTDQQRKELVVYFKKQIEDTKIKMQ
- the der gene encoding ribosome biogenesis GTPase Der gives rise to the protein MSNIVAIVGRPNVGKSTLFNRLLERREAIVDSTSGVTRDRHYGKSDWSGVDFTVIDTGGYEVNSEDVFQEEISKQVQLAIDEATSIIFMMNVEEGLTDTDIEIHEMLRRAKKPVYHVINKVDSSKEELAATEFYQLGIEKYYTLSSATGSGTGEILDAVINDFPTTDYKDPFEGLPKITIAGRPNVGKSTLTNALLDAERNIVTDVAGTTRDSIQTLYNKFGHEFVLVDTAGMRRKSKVNEDLEFYSVMRSIRSIEYSDVVIIMVDATLGWESQDMNIFGLAQKNRKGIVIVVNKWDLIEDKTTNTVRDFEQSIKEKIGQFSDIPILFVSALTKQRILKAVEMAMVVYEDRKKKIKTSKLNEVMLPVFERTPPPANKGKFIKIKYCVQLPTPSPQFVFFCNLPQYVKEPYKRFTENQLRKEFGFTGVPIEVYFRQK
- a CDS encoding thiol-disulfide oxidoreductase DCC family protein, producing MQEKWNDKHIVFFDGECGVCNFWVQWILERDKNDQFMFASLQSPFGQKFLSERGLETKQFKTMYLWKLKSYYLTKSEAVLKIANLLGGIYKLTVIGKLLPSFLRDKIYDQISENRMKMANQKCYLPTPDERKKFIEI